In Nocardioides sp. InS609-2, a single genomic region encodes these proteins:
- the proB gene encoding glutamate 5-kinase, with protein sequence MTVREEVRQAVTGARRVVVKVGSSSLTSGTGGLDPARMRQLVDVLAKARAAGIEVVLVSSGAIAAGLAPLGLPRRPRALAVQQAAASVGQGLLAHRYQEEFARHGLVTGQVLLTVDDVTRRAHYRNAYRTFAKLLELGALPIVNENDTVATTEIRFGDNDRLAALVAHLVHADLLVLLSDVDGLYDGPPTREGSRLVAEVRSEDDLAHIKTGSAGGSGVGTGGMVTKLESARIATGAGIPVVLAAADQAAAALAGEPVGTLFHATGKKRPTRLLWLAHATEPRGRLVLDTGAVTAVTGRRASLLAAGVTGVEGSFDAGDPVDLVGPDGRPVARGLVNFDATEIPQLLGKSTSELVSTLGAAYEREVVHRDDLVIL encoded by the coding sequence ATGACCGTGCGGGAGGAGGTGCGCCAGGCTGTCACGGGGGCGCGCCGCGTCGTGGTCAAGGTCGGCTCCTCCTCGCTCACGTCCGGCACCGGCGGGCTCGACCCTGCCCGGATGCGTCAGCTCGTCGACGTGCTGGCGAAGGCCCGCGCGGCCGGCATCGAGGTCGTGCTGGTGTCGTCGGGGGCGATCGCGGCCGGACTGGCACCTCTGGGCCTGCCCCGGCGGCCCCGAGCCCTCGCCGTACAACAGGCAGCGGCGTCAGTGGGGCAGGGACTCCTGGCGCACCGCTACCAGGAGGAGTTCGCCCGGCACGGCCTCGTCACCGGCCAAGTGCTGCTGACCGTCGACGACGTGACGCGGCGCGCGCACTACCGCAACGCCTACCGCACCTTCGCCAAGCTGCTCGAGCTCGGCGCCCTGCCGATCGTCAACGAGAACGACACGGTGGCGACGACCGAGATCCGCTTCGGTGACAACGACCGCCTCGCAGCGCTGGTGGCGCACCTGGTGCACGCCGACCTGCTGGTGCTGCTCTCCGACGTCGACGGCTTGTACGACGGCCCGCCGACGCGCGAAGGCAGCCGACTCGTCGCCGAAGTGCGCTCCGAGGACGACCTCGCCCACATCAAGACGGGCTCGGCCGGTGGGTCGGGAGTGGGCACCGGCGGCATGGTCACCAAGCTGGAGTCGGCCCGCATCGCGACCGGCGCCGGCATCCCGGTCGTGCTCGCCGCGGCAGACCAGGCCGCCGCTGCGCTCGCGGGCGAGCCGGTGGGCACGCTGTTCCACGCCACCGGCAAGAAGCGGCCGACCCGGTTGCTGTGGCTGGCGCACGCCACCGAGCCCCGCGGCCGTCTCGTGCTCGACACGGGTGCGGTGACCGCGGTGACCGGTCGGCGGGCCTCGTTGCTGGCTGCCGGGGTGACGGGGGTCGAGGGCAGCTTCGACGCCGGAGACCCGGTCGATCTGGTGGGCCCCGACGGTCGACCGGTGGCCCGTGGTCTAGTCAATTTCGACGCGACGGAGATTCCCCAGCTGCTGGGAAAGAGCACGTCAGAGCTGGTGTCCACGCTCGGCGCGGCGTACGAGCGCGAGGTCGTACACCGCGACGACCTGGTAATTCTCTGA
- a CDS encoding matrixin family metalloprotease produces MDDTSSKRPRHIRRWLDPVLVVLVMWPVVQLMGATAQSPSPQVDACRWQGDIPIEVLQATTDPSCSLVGRVVYAGNAAVTIPPAGMGVGAAAARDKTGGDALDFTVSTSLSGVVTAEVEELEPVVAARQQRNADACKDAQFNSGGHAWAAPLTWTFDASSTPRHLNKSRALRDLVAGAKNIAGGRNDCGLARVSTVGSSYAGVSSTRPDIDVIGNNITCGDYNTSNAVDFGALPRGIYGWTCFWWDSTGQMVAADMRVSNSPAVVTKVPHRCRSRFDLQAIATHEWGHAFGLGHVSAANRNLTMPPLLISCSSDQRTLGLGDYKGIEALYAPQ; encoded by the coding sequence ATGGATGACACCAGCTCGAAGAGGCCGCGGCACATCCGCCGCTGGCTCGACCCTGTCCTGGTCGTTCTAGTGATGTGGCCGGTCGTGCAGCTGATGGGCGCCACCGCCCAGTCACCCTCGCCCCAGGTCGACGCCTGCCGCTGGCAGGGCGACATCCCGATCGAGGTCTTGCAGGCCACCACCGACCCGTCCTGCTCGCTCGTGGGCCGAGTTGTCTACGCCGGCAACGCCGCCGTGACCATCCCGCCCGCAGGCATGGGCGTGGGCGCCGCCGCTGCCCGCGACAAGACCGGCGGCGACGCCCTGGACTTCACCGTCAGCACCTCCCTCTCCGGTGTCGTCACCGCCGAGGTCGAGGAGCTCGAGCCGGTGGTCGCTGCCCGCCAGCAGCGCAACGCCGACGCCTGCAAGGACGCCCAGTTCAACTCCGGCGGCCACGCGTGGGCCGCCCCCCTTACCTGGACGTTCGACGCCAGCTCGACGCCGCGCCACCTCAACAAGTCGCGCGCCCTGCGCGACCTCGTGGCCGGCGCCAAGAACATCGCCGGTGGCCGCAACGACTGCGGGCTGGCGCGGGTCTCCACCGTCGGGTCGTCGTACGCCGGTGTCTCGAGCACCCGTCCCGACATCGACGTGATCGGCAACAACATCACCTGCGGTGACTACAACACCAGCAACGCCGTCGACTTCGGCGCCCTGCCGCGCGGCATCTACGGCTGGACCTGCTTCTGGTGGGACAGCACCGGCCAGATGGTCGCCGCCGACATGCGCGTCTCGAACTCGCCGGCCGTGGTCACCAAGGTGCCCCATCGCTGCCGCAGCCGTTTCGACCTGCAGGCCATCGCCACCCACGAGTGGGGGCACGCGTTCGGGCTCGGCCACGTGAGCGCCGCCAACCGCAACCTGACCATGCCGCCGCTCCTCATCTCGTGCTCCAGCGACCAGCGCACGCTGGGCCTGGGCGACTACAAGGGCATCGAGGCGCTGTACGCACCCCAGTGA